A stretch of the Ostrea edulis chromosome 9, xbOstEdul1.1, whole genome shotgun sequence genome encodes the following:
- the LOC125667703 gene encoding acetylcholine receptor subunit beta-type lev-1-like: MLPVILILMMLVSSSVRATHLSYSIEDYTTLSESLLANYSNKIRPIRDLGQSLQMEASLWIISINEVSDAEQKMSTTGYLYVKWKDAMITWDSATTGIYWIQFNQNDLWMPDLVLKNGFTDFKPLGGNFYYVTVENDGTVHWYPYMVFETKCNMDVSFYPFDRQTCKIIFKTWSYSRWEINPTVSADKVGFYEFVPNNVWEVTSTDATYDVTSSATDVVFIINLRRKSMYYILNIFMPVILLGILSPAVFIIPTDSGEKMGYAVTMFLTFVVFLTLVSAELPINSDNVCNIGIYLIIKLIIGVIIIYITSLQLRLRHRKPNIDR, from the exons ATGTTGCCCGTGATCCTAATTCTGATGATGTTGGTCAGTTCTTCGGTTAGAGCAACTCATCTCTCATACAGTATCGAGGACTACACAACTTTGTCTGAATCCCTCCTCGCCAATTACTCCAACAAAATCCGGCCAATCCGTGACCTGGGACAAAGTCTACAAATGGAGGCCAGTCTATGGATAATCAGCATCAATGAAGTCAGTGACGCCGAGCAAAAGATGAGCACCACTGGGTATTTGTACGTCAAGTGGAAAGACGCGATGATAACATGGGACAGCGCAACAACAGGAATATATTGGATTCAGTTCAATCAG AATGATCTTTGGATGCCAGACCTTGTGCTAAAGAATGGATTCACCGACTTTAAACCTCTGGGTGGAAATTTTTATTACGTCACTGTTGAAAACGACGGGACAGTACACTGGTATCCATACATGGtctttgaaacaaaatgtaataTGGATGTTTCCTTCTATCCGTTTGACAGGCAGACGTGTAAAATCATCTTCAAAACGTGGAGTTATAGCCGATGGGAAATCAACCCCACAGTCTCAGCTGATAAAGTCGGATTTTACGAATTTGTCCCAAATAACGTATGGGAAGTGACGTCAACAGATGCAACATATGACGTGACAAGTAGTGCAACAGATGTTGTTTTCATAATCAATCTCCGACGGAAATCcatgtattacattttaaacatattcatGCCAGTCATTCTGTTGGGTATTCTCAGTCCTGCTGTGTTTATCATCCCCACCGATTCAGGAGAAAAAATGGGTTATGCTGTAACGATGTTTCTCACCTTCGTCGTATTTCTCACACTTGTCAGTGCAGAACTTCCGATCAACTCGGACAACGTATGTAACATAGGCATATACCTTATCATTAAACTGATCATTGGTGTTATAATAATTTACATTACGTCATTACAGCTTCGCCTACGTCACCGTAAGCCGAATATAGATAGGTAA